Proteins from a single region of Deinococcus aquaedulcis:
- a CDS encoding phosphohydrolase has translation MSEDGGAEVQGGEQKFRLSVEGGKVSDVAGREGVPPARVVEFTTPRAKLIEEANQAIRTDLQEYPRALAAYEALRADPEALAHWDMANYITMRKLGYNDHGRVHAFITGAASMAITELLLEGGVKPDIMDSGVGDADDVFLAVILGTMLHDIGNQVHRVGHEAHGIALALPIVDRIMGPLYPDPFKRTKVRSFILGAINCHDLSPAPLTIEGGITAVADGTDITKGRGRKAFSMGSVDIHSISALAVDQVVIERGRDKPVLISVTMNNSGGIFQVEEILAPKVIRTPMRRFVELRAATRPEGEEQILSRVRLDGDHFVMDLEGGERVAVEVMDTQKQVQKAVAENLGIGNDIP, from the coding sequence GTGAGTGAGGACGGCGGCGCCGAAGTGCAGGGGGGCGAGCAGAAGTTCCGCCTGAGTGTCGAAGGCGGCAAGGTCAGCGATGTGGCGGGGCGGGAGGGGGTGCCGCCCGCCCGGGTGGTGGAGTTCACCACGCCGCGCGCCAAGCTGATTGAAGAAGCCAATCAGGCCATCCGCACCGACCTGCAGGAGTACCCCCGCGCGCTGGCCGCCTACGAGGCCCTGCGCGCCGACCCCGAGGCCCTGGCCCACTGGGACATGGCCAACTACATCACCATGCGCAAGCTGGGGTACAACGACCACGGCCGCGTACACGCCTTTATCACTGGCGCGGCCAGCATGGCGATCACCGAACTGCTGCTGGAAGGCGGGGTCAAGCCCGACATCATGGACAGCGGGGTGGGCGACGCCGACGACGTGTTTCTGGCTGTGATTCTGGGCACCATGCTGCACGACATTGGCAATCAGGTGCACCGGGTGGGCCACGAGGCGCACGGGATTGCCCTGGCGCTGCCCATCGTGGACCGGATCATGGGGCCGCTGTACCCGGACCCCTTCAAGCGCACCAAGGTGCGGTCCTTCATTCTGGGGGCCATCAACTGCCACGACCTCAGCCCGGCGCCGCTGACCATTGAAGGCGGCATCACCGCCGTGGCCGACGGCACCGACATCACCAAGGGGCGGGGGCGCAAGGCCTTTTCGATGGGCAGCGTGGACATTCATTCCATCAGCGCCCTGGCGGTGGACCAGGTGGTGATTGAGCGCGGCCGTGACAAGCCGGTGCTGATCAGCGTGACCATGAACAACTCTGGGGGCATCTTCCAGGTGGAAGAGATTCTGGCGCCCAAGGTGATCCGCACGCCCATGCGCCGCTTCGTGGAACTGCGCGCCGCCACCCGCCCCGAAGGCGAGGAGCAGATTCTCTCGAGGGTGCGCCTGGACGGTGACCACTTCGTGATGGACCTGGAAGGCGGCGAACGTGTGGCCGTAGAGGTCATGGACACGCAGAAGCAGGTGCAAAAGGCCGTGGCCGAGAACCTGGGCATTGGCAACGACATTCCGTAA
- a CDS encoding enoyl-CoA hydratase/isomerase family protein, whose amino-acid sequence MTQLDEFEFNNVQIDQHGPIAVLTIARPKALNALNADTLSEIAQAVNLIVEDAEVGALIITGAGDKAFVAGADISEFTNLEGVYDGREMSLAGQDVMHQIASLPIPVIAAVNGFALGGGLELALACDVRVAATTARLGLPEVSLGLIPGFGGTQRLARLVGAGRALDLMLTARQVKADEALTMGLVNYVADDALAKAREVAESMLRHAPIALSLVKEAVRRGLDSTLEGGLEIEADLFGMTVATKDFREGVDAFLNKRRAEFQGE is encoded by the coding sequence TGACGCAGCTGGACGAATTTGAATTCAACAACGTGCAGATTGACCAGCATGGCCCCATTGCGGTGCTGACCATTGCTCGCCCCAAAGCCCTGAACGCCCTGAACGCTGACACCCTGTCTGAAATTGCCCAGGCCGTGAACCTGATCGTGGAAGACGCCGAGGTGGGCGCGCTGATCATCACCGGGGCGGGCGACAAAGCCTTTGTGGCGGGCGCCGACATCAGCGAATTCACCAACCTGGAAGGGGTGTACGACGGGCGCGAGATGTCGCTGGCTGGGCAGGACGTGATGCACCAGATCGCCTCGCTACCCATTCCGGTGATTGCCGCCGTGAACGGCTTTGCACTGGGTGGCGGTCTGGAACTGGCCCTGGCCTGCGATGTGCGCGTGGCCGCCACCACGGCTCGCCTGGGCCTGCCAGAAGTCAGCCTGGGCCTGATTCCGGGCTTTGGCGGCACCCAGCGGCTGGCCCGCCTGGTGGGGGCCGGACGCGCCCTGGACCTGATGCTGACCGCGCGGCAGGTGAAGGCCGACGAGGCCCTGACGATGGGCCTGGTGAACTACGTGGCCGACGACGCGCTGGCCAAGGCGCGCGAGGTGGCCGAGAGCATGCTGCGGCACGCCCCTATCGCCCTGTCGCTGGTGAAAGAAGCGGTGCGCCGGGGCCTGGACAGCACCCTGGAAGGCGGGCTGGAAATCGAGGCCGACCTGTTTGGCATGACGGTCGCCACCAAGGATTTCCGCGAGGGGGTGGACGCCTTTTTGAACAAGCGCCGCGCGGAGTTCCAGGGTGAGTGA
- the prfA gene encoding peptide chain release factor 1 yields MSARLSALASEFGMVERALGDPAALADPREYARLTRRHRELLPLMTVLREREQVDADLAGARELLADPDMRDLAAQEIQQLEARAAELEGELVVLLLPTDPDDQKDVILELRAGAGGAEAGLFVMDLLRLYTRYAEGAGLRLNVLDASESDLGGASKVVAEVTGDGAFRAFKWERGVHRVQRVPATESQGRIHTSTVTVAVLPEAEVGEVQLDLSEVRIDVFRSQGAGGQGVNTTDSAVRAVYRPGTPDEIMVVCQDGRSQIKNREKALQVLAARLAERERAAREAQERSDRAAQVGTGERSEKIRTYNYPQNRVTDHRLEGESKNHPLDTVMTGALAPVVAALARAQRERQLLEMAGEEQHGAA; encoded by the coding sequence GTGAGCGCCCGGCTCTCGGCCCTCGCCTCCGAATTCGGGATGGTCGAGCGTGCGTTGGGCGACCCTGCCGCCCTGGCTGATCCACGCGAGTACGCCCGGCTGACGCGCCGCCACCGCGAACTGCTGCCCCTGATGACCGTGCTGCGCGAGCGCGAGCAGGTGGACGCCGACCTTGCGGGCGCCCGCGAACTGCTCGCGGACCCCGATATGCGTGACCTCGCCGCTCAGGAGATTCAGCAGCTCGAAGCCCGGGCGGCCGAACTGGAAGGCGAACTGGTGGTGCTCCTGCTGCCCACCGACCCCGACGACCAGAAGGACGTGATTCTGGAGCTGCGTGCCGGGGCCGGCGGCGCCGAGGCCGGGCTGTTCGTGATGGACCTGCTGCGCCTGTACACCCGCTACGCCGAGGGCGCGGGCCTACGCCTAAATGTGCTGGACGCCAGCGAGAGTGACCTGGGCGGCGCCAGCAAGGTGGTGGCCGAGGTCACCGGCGACGGCGCCTTCCGCGCCTTCAAGTGGGAGCGCGGCGTGCACCGCGTGCAGCGCGTGCCCGCCACCGAAAGCCAGGGCCGCATTCACACCAGCACGGTCACCGTGGCCGTGCTGCCCGAAGCGGAAGTGGGCGAGGTGCAGCTGGACCTGAGCGAGGTGCGCATTGACGTGTTCCGCTCGCAGGGCGCGGGCGGACAGGGCGTGAACACCACCGACTCCGCCGTGCGCGCCGTGTACCGCCCCGGCACCCCCGACGAGATCATGGTGGTGTGCCAGGACGGCCGCTCGCAGATCAAGAACCGCGAAAAGGCCCTGCAGGTGCTCGCCGCGCGCCTCGCCGAGCGTGAACGCGCCGCCCGCGAGGCCCAGGAGCGCAGTGACCGCGCCGCGCAGGTGGGCACGGGCGAACGCAGCGAGAAGATCCGCACCTACAACTACCCGCAAAACCGCGTGACCGACCACCGCCTGGAAGGGGAGAGTAAAAACCACCCCCTGGACACGGTGATGACCGGGGCCCTGGCGCCGGTCGTGGCGGCGCTGGCCCGCGCGCAGCGCGAGCGGCAACTGCTGGAGATGGCTGGGGAGGAGCAGCATGGGGCGGCGTGA
- the greA gene encoding transcription elongation factor GreA encodes MTKDRITMTQRGYDKLLETLHYLKTTKREEISENMGRAIEDGDLRESAAYDEARMQQSENEARIAELESQLERALIIEEDASGGAGLGARVRVKDAKGKEHHFELVGTYEVDVLKGKISDASPIGKALSGKKAGEKVTVQLPKGTAEFEILSVDYV; translated from the coding sequence ATGACCAAAGACCGCATCACCATGACCCAGCGTGGGTATGACAAATTGCTCGAAACGCTGCATTACCTGAAAACCACCAAGCGCGAGGAGATCTCCGAGAACATGGGCCGCGCCATTGAGGACGGCGACCTGCGCGAAAGTGCCGCCTACGACGAAGCCCGCATGCAGCAAAGCGAGAACGAGGCCCGCATTGCCGAACTGGAAAGCCAGCTGGAACGCGCCCTGATCATCGAAGAGGATGCCTCGGGCGGCGCGGGCCTGGGCGCCAGGGTGCGCGTGAAAGACGCCAAGGGCAAGGAGCACCACTTTGAACTGGTGGGCACCTACGAGGTGGACGTGCTCAAAGGCAAGATCAGCGACGCCAGCCCCATCGGCAAGGCCCTGAGCGGCAAGAAGGCGGGCGAGAAGGTGACGGTGCAACTGCCCAAAGGCACCGCCGAATTCGAGATTCTGAGCGTGGACTACGTGTAA
- a CDS encoding NUDIX hydrolase, which translates to MGRRDLLVAAGILRDRFGRVLLVGNDWQGHGRVRHTLPGGVVEHGETLPEALYREIYEETGLKLTGIKHMAYTVHIEDERRGERAIAVAFEATWDGLLNPADPDGFIVEARFCTPEEALEKIEAPPMREPLSDYLKTGEPGRFYAFKGWDGRGGLRIPALKPRS; encoded by the coding sequence ATGGGGCGGCGTGACCTGCTGGTGGCCGCCGGTATTTTGCGCGACCGCTTTGGGCGGGTGCTGCTGGTGGGCAACGACTGGCAGGGGCACGGCCGCGTGCGCCACACCCTGCCCGGCGGCGTGGTGGAACACGGCGAAACCCTCCCCGAAGCCCTGTACCGCGAGATCTACGAGGAAACCGGCCTGAAGCTCACCGGCATCAAGCACATGGCCTACACGGTGCATATCGAAGACGAGCGCCGGGGCGAGCGGGCCATCGCCGTGGCCTTTGAAGCCACCTGGGACGGCCTGCTCAACCCTGCCGACCCCGACGGCTTTATTGTCGAGGCGCGCTTTTGCACCCCTGAAGAAGCCCTGGAAAAAATTGAGGCCCCGCCCATGCGCGAGCCGCTCAGCGACTACCTGAAAACGGGCGAGCCGGGCCGCTTCTATGCCTTTAAAGGCTGGGACGGACGCGGCGGCCTGCGCATCCCGGCCCTGAAGCCCAGGTCATAA